A stretch of the Marinobacter sp. JH2 genome encodes the following:
- a CDS encoding transposase → MPRFKHYNYDQDAMVVINYQEQLQPGTFEHAVHYLIEHKLDLSVFHPKYNNDDTGRMAYDPAILLKIILFAYSKGITSSREIQWCCETNIIFKALSCDTVPHFTTLAKFVSSHAEEIEELFEQVLLVCHEQGLLGNELFAIDGCKMTSNAAKEWSGTFKELGEKRDKLKRLIRHHLREHHQRDEAETEAQLDRDIRRAKTILSLDEAMTKVGRFLKTSSPRMGQGKRRKEVKSNITDNESAKMTTSKGTIQGYNGVATVDKKHQVIVDAQAFGEGQEHHTLQPVLETVEARFKKLGIADNIYQQGTVVTADTGFANEANMKYLHERQINGYVPDNKFRSRDPKFAQQKGKYGKRHQNLPKTGWKNIIPASEFQFDPVNLTCICPAGQELHYEATRTDGNGVSRAHFKGRLLQCRNCPKKRQCMQNPASADHRKGSGRQVTFALERNRGPNYTDWMKHRVDSPQGKEIYSHRMSVVEPVFGNIGTTKRLNRFSLRGKRKVQGQWQLYCLVHNIEKLANYGQMAA, encoded by the coding sequence ATGCCCCGCTTCAAGCACTACAACTACGACCAAGATGCGATGGTCGTGATCAATTACCAAGAGCAGCTCCAGCCGGGCACTTTTGAACACGCCGTTCATTATCTGATTGAGCACAAGCTGGATCTGTCGGTGTTTCATCCCAAGTATAATAATGACGACACCGGCCGCATGGCCTACGATCCAGCCATTCTTCTGAAGATCATCCTGTTCGCCTATTCGAAAGGCATCACCTCTAGCCGCGAAATTCAGTGGTGCTGCGAAACCAACATCATTTTTAAAGCACTGTCCTGCGACACCGTTCCGCACTTCACTACCTTGGCCAAGTTCGTTAGCAGCCACGCTGAGGAAATCGAAGAGTTGTTCGAACAGGTGTTGCTGGTGTGTCACGAGCAAGGCTTGCTGGGCAACGAACTGTTTGCCATCGACGGCTGCAAAATGACCTCGAATGCTGCCAAAGAATGGTCTGGCACCTTTAAGGAGTTGGGTGAAAAACGAGACAAGCTGAAGCGGCTGATTCGCCATCATCTGCGTGAACACCACCAACGGGATGAGGCCGAAACCGAAGCCCAACTGGATAGGGATATCCGCCGTGCGAAAACCATCCTGTCGCTGGACGAAGCGATGACCAAGGTAGGCCGCTTCCTAAAGACGAGCAGCCCAAGGATGGGTCAAGGGAAACGGCGCAAGGAAGTGAAGAGCAACATCACTGATAATGAAAGTGCCAAGATGACCACCAGTAAGGGCACGATCCAGGGCTATAACGGCGTGGCCACGGTAGACAAAAAACACCAGGTTATCGTTGATGCCCAGGCCTTCGGGGAAGGACAGGAACATCACACGCTGCAACCCGTCCTAGAAACGGTCGAAGCTCGCTTTAAGAAGTTGGGCATTGCCGACAATATCTACCAGCAAGGTACTGTCGTTACGGCGGACACGGGCTTCGCCAACGAAGCGAACATGAAGTATTTGCACGAGCGACAAATCAACGGCTACGTGCCGGACAACAAATTCCGAAGCCGGGACCCCAAGTTCGCGCAGCAGAAAGGCAAGTACGGAAAACGGCACCAGAATCTGCCCAAAACCGGTTGGAAAAACATCATTCCCGCCAGTGAATTTCAGTTCGATCCGGTCAATCTGACTTGTATTTGTCCAGCCGGGCAAGAGCTTCATTATGAAGCGACCCGTACGGATGGGAACGGTGTATCCAGAGCACACTTCAAGGGCCGTCTGCTTCAGTGTCGAAACTGCCCCAAGAAACGCCAATGCATGCAAAACCCCGCTTCGGCCGATCACCGAAAAGGCAGCGGCAGGCAGGTGACGTTTGCACTGGAGCGAAATCGTGGGCCCAACTACACCGATTGGATGAAGCACCGGGTAGATAGCCCGCAAGGTAAAGAAATCTACAGCCACCGCATGTCGGTGGTGGAGCCGGTGTTCGGCAATATCGGCACAACCAAACGCCTGAACCGTTTTAGCCTGCGTGGAAAGCGAAAAGTTCAGGGGCAATGGCAGCTGTATTGCTTGGTGCATAACATTGAGAAACTGGCGAATTATGGGCAGATGGCTGCGTGA